GCAGGGCGCTCACGCCGGGGATCCCCGCGGGACCGCACACCGCGTCGCGGAGGCCGGCCTGCGTGGTGGCGCCGCTCTTGATGCCGTCCACGAGCGCCCACTCGTCGTTGGTCGACGGGCTGAGGCCGGAGCAGGACAGCGCCTGCCGCACCATGTCCAGCGCGTTGACGTATGAGTAGGTGTCCACCGAGGTCTCCGAGCCGGAGCGGCCGTTGACCGTCTTGCGGGTCGTGGTCTGCGTCGTGATCTCCATGTGGCGGATGCCGTTGCGGGTCCAGCGCTTCTCGCTGTCGGCCGCCGCCGGGGCCGCAAGTGCCGACACGACCAGCGTCGCCGCGATCGAGCCTGCAAACAGGCGTCGGATCAGCATGGGGTCTTCCCCCTTTCGGGAACTACTACCAGCCAGTTCTAACCGTTATGTTTATTCCCCGCGCCTATCCTCACCCTGAAGCCGCCAAAGGGAGATTTAATCCCGCCGAAATCCGCCGCAAAATAGCGACCCGGCTCCCGGAGATCCGAGAGCCGGCCACAATGGAGGAGGAGTGGATTTCAGGAATAGAACCTAGATCACCTGCAGGATCTGGTGCGAGGAATTCACTTCCCGGAACAACTCCTTCGAGATGATGGCCTCGTGGTCGTTCTCGTAGATGCGATTCTGGCACTGGTAGTCGCCGGTGTAGAAGATGTTCTCGAGGATGGTCTTGACCGTGTTGGCCTGCCACCGGCCGCCGCGCTTGGTCGAGATGTTGTCGCGGGTGAGGTCGTTGGCGATCTGGCGGAGGCTCCGGCCCGAGCAGCGCTCGCGGAAGATGCGCCCGACGACCTGCGCCTCGACCTGGTTGACCACGAACTGGTTGCTCGCCTCGTCCAGGGTGTAGCCGTAGGGGCAGGTGCCGCCGTTGTGGAGCACTTCCTTGGCGCGGACGAACACGCGGTTGTCGGACTGCTCCTTGGGGGCGCGGATCCAGCCGGCCACCTGCGGAATCTTCACCAGGACCTTCAGGAGCTGCATGCCTTCGGGGCGGGCGGTATCGACGTTTTCCTCCACGGAGATCAGGCGGATCTCCTTGTGGCTGAACTCGGACAGTACGGTCGCGACGTCGTGGAAGCGCCGGCCCAGGCTGATGAGGCTCGTGACGATGACGGCCATGTTGTCGCGGGCGACGAGATCCCGCATGACGGGCCGCTCCAGCG
The nucleotide sequence above comes from Candidatus Tanganyikabacteria bacterium. Encoded proteins:
- a CDS encoding recombinase family protein, with the protein product MASVVGYIWINPQEAGDESKIAMQRDILKAYCAANGLSLEDVRVEEGTPGAALERPVMRDLVARDNMAVIVTSLISLGRRFHDVATVLSEFSHKEIRLISVEENVDTARPEGMQLLKVLVKIPQVAGWIRAPKEQSDNRVFVRAKEVLHNGGTCPYGYTLDEASNQFVVNQVEAQVVGRIFRERCSGRSLRQIANDLTRDNISTKRGGRWQANTVKTILENIFYTGDYQCQNRIYENDHEAIISKELFREVNSSHQILQVI